The Roseovarius sp. EL26 genome has a window encoding:
- a CDS encoding DUF2971 domain-containing protein, translated as MTLNKNNEFPEFLYRYRSDSTPFVCDELKEAINSRRIYFSSLVGQNDPFDCNPSFKQSSAIEIVEYFKKFRPGKLIIEEATAARLYPNNSTPAQRRNIRKSFRPTIANVQRVMNTGANLMDEQRRKAFICCFSESWDNPLMWSHYSNSHQGYCIKYRFKQDLIRKYDDHVPLDVQYSSERPKLTILDLLKFADEQKTVSEGYNPTDVLHAIAYQKPEEWEYEKEWRVHSTGDPTPGYKTIMALEPVEIILGANSDERVPEVIRQRVNSSISISKVYLDAHRYSLLRHSV; from the coding sequence ATGACCCTGAATAAAAACAACGAATTTCCTGAGTTTCTCTATAGGTATCGTTCAGATTCAACTCCATTTGTTTGCGACGAGTTAAAGGAAGCAATTAACTCTAGGCGTATATATTTTTCATCATTAGTAGGTCAGAATGATCCATTCGATTGCAATCCGAGTTTCAAGCAGAGCTCTGCTATCGAGATAGTTGAGTATTTTAAAAAATTTAGACCCGGCAAACTCATCATCGAAGAGGCAACGGCTGCAAGGTTGTACCCGAATAACTCAACGCCAGCTCAGAGGCGAAATATTCGAAAGTCATTTCGCCCTACGATAGCTAATGTTCAGAGGGTCATGAACACCGGAGCAAATCTTATGGATGAGCAAAGGCGAAAAGCATTTATTTGCTGTTTTTCCGAGAGCTGGGACAACCCTCTTATGTGGAGCCATTACTCTAATTCACATCAAGGCTACTGCATAAAATATCGATTCAAGCAGGACCTGATACGCAAGTACGATGATCATGTTCCACTAGATGTTCAATACTCTTCTGAGCGCCCAAAACTTACAATACTCGACCTTTTGAAATTTGCTGATGAGCAAAAAACTGTGTCGGAAGGTTATAATCCCACCGATGTTTTGCACGCAATTGCATATCAAAAACCCGAAGAGTGGGAGTATGAAAAAGAGTGGCGCGTACACTCCACAGGTGATCCGACTCCAGGTTATAAGACCATAATGGCATTGGAACCCGTTGAAATCATATTGGGCGCCAACTCCGACGAACGAGTTCCTGAAGTTATTCGACAGAGAGTGAATTCAAGTATTTCTATCTCGAAGGTTTATTTAGACGCGCATCGCTATTCGCTTCTCCGACACAGCGTATAA
- the pyrC gene encoding dihydroorotase — MTILFKNARLIDPEAGTDSNGWLLIDGGTIRATGTGSDLPEADQIVDCRGKCLAPGIVDIGVKVCEPGERHKESYRSAGAAAAAGGVTTIVTRPDTSPTIDNPETLEFVSRRANEDAPVNVLSMAALTKGREGREMTEIGFLRDAGAVAFTDCDHVVRDTKVLSRAFSYARSLDALVMCHPQEPILSAGAAATSGKFASLKGLPAVSPMAERMGLDRDIALIEMTGVRYHGDQITTARALPALERAKRNGLDITAGVSIHHLTLNELDVANYRTFFKIKPPLRSEDDRQAIIAAVRDGLIDVICSMHTPQDEESKRLPFEEAASGAVGLETLLPAALRLYHSGDLSLPQLFKAMALNPAKRLGLSSGCLTEGAAADVILFDPDQPFVMDRSKLRSKSKNTPFDEARMQGQVLATYVAGERIYEAT; from the coding sequence ATGACCATCCTTTTTAAGAACGCACGGTTGATCGACCCCGAAGCGGGTACCGACAGCAACGGCTGGCTTTTGATTGACGGGGGTACAATCCGCGCGACGGGCACTGGTTCAGACCTGCCAGAGGCTGACCAGATTGTGGACTGCAGGGGTAAATGCCTAGCTCCGGGGATAGTCGATATCGGCGTAAAGGTTTGTGAACCGGGTGAACGTCACAAAGAATCCTACCGCTCTGCCGGGGCAGCAGCTGCCGCAGGTGGCGTAACAACGATTGTGACCCGCCCTGACACGTCCCCGACAATTGATAACCCTGAAACGCTTGAATTTGTCTCACGCCGTGCCAACGAAGATGCGCCGGTGAATGTCCTGTCCATGGCGGCACTGACCAAAGGTCGTGAAGGCCGTGAGATGACTGAGATTGGCTTTCTGCGTGACGCAGGCGCAGTGGCGTTTACCGATTGCGACCATGTGGTGCGCGATACCAAGGTGCTGAGCCGGGCGTTTAGCTATGCGCGTTCTTTGGATGCGTTGGTGATGTGTCACCCACAAGAGCCGATCTTGTCTGCAGGTGCGGCGGCGACATCGGGTAAATTTGCCTCGCTCAAAGGTCTGCCAGCGGTGTCACCGATGGCCGAACGTATGGGGCTTGATCGCGATATTGCCCTGATCGAGATGACGGGCGTGCGCTATCACGGCGATCAGATTACTACGGCCCGTGCTTTGCCCGCATTGGAACGCGCCAAACGCAACGGCTTGGATATCACCGCAGGCGTGTCGATTCATCATTTGACGCTGAACGAATTGGATGTTGCTAACTATCGGACGTTTTTCAAGATCAAGCCGCCGTTGCGGTCCGAGGATGACCGGCAGGCGATTATTGCTGCCGTGCGCGATGGGTTGATCGATGTAATCTGCTCGATGCACACGCCGCAGGACGAAGAAAGCAAACGCCTGCCGTTTGAAGAGGCGGCCAGCGGTGCCGTTGGGCTGGAAACACTTCTTCCGGCGGCGTTGCGGCTGTATCATTCGGGTGATCTGAGCTTGCCGCAGTTGTTCAAGGCGATGGCCCTGAACCCTGCCAAACGCCTTGGTCTGTCGTCTGGTTGTCTGACGGAAGGGGCGGCAGCGGATGTGATCCTGTTTGACCCAGATCAGCCATTTGTAATGGATCGTAGCAAGCTGCGCTCAAAATCCAAGAATACCCCGTTTGATGAGGCACGAATGCAAGGTCAGGTTCTGGCCACTTACGTTGCCGGTGAACGCATTTACGAGGCGACCTGA
- the lepA gene encoding translation elongation factor 4, giving the protein MTPLSHIRNFSIVAHIDHGKSTLADRLIQSTNTVADRDMKAQLLDTMDIERERGITIKANTVRIDFKAQDGEDYVLNLIDTPGHVDFAYEVSRSMRAVEGSLLVVDSTQGVEAQTLANVYQAINADHELIPVLNKIDLPASDCDRVAEQIEDVIGIDASGAIAVSAKTGVGIQETLESIVQNLPAPTGDADAPLKAMLVDSWYDSYLGVVVLVRIMDGVLKKGDKIRMMQTDATYGVDRIGVFRPQMQNIDALGPGEIGFITASIKQVRDTKVGDTITHEKKGTTEPLPGFAPSQPVVFCGLFPVDSAEFEDMRDAIEKLALNDASFSYEMETSAALGFGFRCGFLGLLHLEVIRDRIEREYDIELITTAPSVIYHVYAKDGTQTDLHNPADMPDMTYVDHIEEPRIKATILVPDEYLGDVLKLCQDRRGIQMDLTYAGSRAMAVYDLPLNEVVFDFYDRLKSVTKGYASFDYQLEGYREDNLVKMSILVNDEPVDALSMMVHRDRAETRGRVMCEKLKELIPRHMFKIPIQAAIGGKVIARETLSAMRKDVTAKCYGGDATRKRKLLDKQKAGKKKMRQFGKVDIPQEAFISALKMDN; this is encoded by the coding sequence ATGACACCGCTCTCACATATCCGCAATTTCTCGATCGTGGCGCACATCGACCACGGGAAATCCACGCTGGCCGACCGGCTCATTCAGTCCACCAATACGGTGGCGGATCGGGACATGAAGGCGCAGCTTCTGGACACGATGGATATCGAGCGCGAGCGCGGCATCACCATCAAGGCCAACACCGTGCGCATCGATTTCAAAGCGCAGGATGGCGAGGATTATGTTCTCAACCTGATCGACACCCCCGGTCACGTCGATTTCGCCTACGAGGTCTCCCGCTCCATGCGTGCGGTCGAAGGCTCATTACTGGTCGTTGACAGCACGCAGGGCGTTGAGGCGCAGACACTGGCCAACGTCTATCAGGCGATCAATGCCGATCATGAGCTGATCCCGGTTCTGAACAAAATCGACCTGCCTGCGTCAGACTGTGACCGCGTCGCAGAACAGATCGAGGATGTCATCGGCATCGACGCCTCAGGCGCCATCGCTGTGTCCGCCAAAACCGGTGTCGGCATTCAGGAAACGCTGGAATCCATCGTTCAGAACCTGCCCGCCCCCACCGGCGACGCAGATGCACCATTGAAAGCCATGCTCGTCGACAGCTGGTACGATTCCTATCTTGGCGTTGTTGTTCTGGTTCGGATCATGGATGGCGTCCTGAAAAAGGGCGACAAGATCCGCATGATGCAGACCGACGCCACCTACGGCGTTGACCGCATCGGTGTGTTCCGCCCACAGATGCAAAACATCGACGCGCTTGGCCCCGGCGAGATCGGCTTTATCACCGCCTCGATCAAACAAGTCCGCGATACCAAAGTCGGTGATACCATCACGCACGAGAAAAAGGGCACCACAGAACCCCTGCCCGGCTTTGCCCCCTCGCAACCCGTGGTCTTCTGTGGCCTCTTCCCCGTCGATAGCGCCGAATTCGAAGACATGCGCGACGCCATCGAAAAGCTCGCCCTCAATGATGCCTCCTTCAGCTATGAGATGGAAACCTCCGCCGCCCTCGGCTTTGGCTTCCGCTGTGGCTTCTTGGGCCTCTTGCACCTTGAGGTGATCCGCGACCGGATCGAGCGCGAATATGATATCGAACTGATCACCACCGCGCCCAGCGTGATCTACCACGTCTACGCAAAAGACGGCACCCAGACCGACCTGCATAACCCCGCCGACATGCCCGACATGACCTATGTCGACCATATCGAGGAACCGCGCATCAAGGCGACCATTCTGGTGCCCGACGAATACCTCGGCGATGTGCTCAAACTCTGCCAGGACCGCCGCGGCATCCAGATGGACCTGACCTATGCCGGCTCCCGCGCCATGGCCGTCTATGACCTGCCCCTGAACGAGGTGGTGTTTGACTTCTACGACCGCCTGAAATCCGTGACCAAAGGCTACGCCAGCTTTGATTACCAGCTCGAAGGCTACCGCGAGGATAATCTTGTTAAGATGTCGATCCTGGTGAATGACGAGCCGGTCGATGCCCTGTCGATGATGGTCCACCGTGACCGGGCCGAGACACGCGGGCGTGTGATGTGCGAAAAGCTCAAAGAACTGATCCCGCGCCACATGTTCAAAATCCCGATCCAAGCGGCCATCGGCGGCAAGGTCATCGCGCGCGAAACATTGTCAGCCATGCGCAAGGACGTGACCGCGAAATGCTACGGCGGCGACGCCACCCGGAAACGCAAACTGCTGGACAAACAAAAAGCCGGTAAGAAAAAGATGCGTCAGTTCGGGAAAGTTGATATCCCGCAGGAGGCGTTTATTTCGGCGTTGAAGATGGATAATTGA
- the plsY gene encoding glycerol-3-phosphate 1-O-acyltransferase PlsY: MPPIESATTILTLWAVIGYLLGSIPFGMVLTRVMGLGNLRDIGSGNIGATNVLRTGNKAAAAGTLILDGGKGALAVLLARACAGEDAAQIAALMAMIGHCYPVWLGFRGGKGVATFLGLLLALAWPVGIACCLTWLATAATSRISSLAAIAAAASSTIWAILLGHGAMAVLALLLTLLIYYRHADNIKRIKAGTEPKIGKT; encoded by the coding sequence ATGCCCCCGATTGAAAGCGCGACAACCATCCTGACCCTATGGGCCGTTATTGGTTATCTGTTGGGATCCATTCCTTTTGGTATGGTGCTGACCCGTGTGATGGGGCTGGGGAACTTGCGTGACATCGGGTCGGGCAACATCGGGGCCACGAACGTTTTGCGCACTGGCAACAAAGCTGCTGCTGCAGGAACCTTGATATTGGATGGCGGTAAGGGGGCTCTGGCGGTATTGCTGGCGCGCGCCTGTGCGGGGGAAGATGCCGCACAGATTGCGGCCCTGATGGCGATGATCGGGCATTGCTATCCGGTCTGGCTGGGCTTTCGCGGGGGCAAAGGCGTGGCGACGTTTCTGGGGTTGCTGTTGGCGCTGGCATGGCCTGTGGGAATTGCCTGTTGCCTAACATGGCTTGCCACTGCGGCGACCTCGCGTATTTCATCATTGGCGGCGATCGCTGCTGCGGCAAGTTCGACAATATGGGCGATCTTGCTGGGGCATGGTGCGATGGCGGTGCTGGCTCTGTTGCTGACATTGCTGATTTATTACCGGCATGCGGACAACATCAAACGGATCAAGGCCGGGACCGAACCCAAGATAGGCAAGACGTGA
- a CDS encoding alkylphosphonate utilization protein: MSCALCSADAPLTAHPVPGGPDGAVVNLCATCLRALDGDNVNHWRCLASSMWSEDPATQVMAARLLNHLSDHDWARDLSDQLWLDDDMRAWVDNVAVATAHKDSNGTPLAQGDTVVLIKDLPVKGAGFTAKRGTAVRSISLVQDNPEHIEGRVEGQRIVILTQFVKKK, from the coding sequence ATGTCCTGCGCCCTTTGCTCGGCTGATGCCCCTCTCACCGCTCACCCCGTCCCCGGCGGGCCGGACGGCGCGGTGGTCAACCTTTGCGCCACGTGCCTGCGCGCGCTGGACGGCGACAACGTCAATCACTGGCGCTGCCTCGCCTCCTCTATGTGGTCCGAGGATCCGGCAACGCAGGTGATGGCCGCACGCCTCCTCAACCACCTCTCCGATCACGACTGGGCGCGCGATCTGTCCGATCAGCTCTGGCTCGATGACGACATGCGCGCATGGGTGGATAACGTCGCTGTCGCCACCGCCCACAAAGACAGCAACGGCACGCCACTGGCACAAGGCGACACCGTGGTGCTGATCAAGGACCTGCCGGTCAAGGGCGCGGGCTTCACCGCCAAACGTGGCACCGCAGTGCGCAGTATCTCACTGGTGCAGGATAATCCCGAACACATCGAGGGCCGGGTTGAGGGGCAGCGCATCGTCATCCTGACGCAGTTTGTTAAAAAGAAGTAA
- a CDS encoding aspartate carbamoyltransferase catalytic subunit — MTFSHSHLLGIEPLAPSDITAILDLADQYVELNRRDLKHSNVLAGLTQVNMFFENSTRTQASFELAGKRLGADVMNMAMQASSIKKGETLIDTAMTLNAMHPDLLVVRHPHSGAVDLLAQKVNCAVLNAGDGRHEHPTQALLDALTIRRAKGRLHRLNIAICGDIAHSRVARSNIMLLGKMENRIRLIGPPTLMPSEIGAFGVEVYDDMAEGLKDVDVVMMLRLQKERMDGGFIPSEREYYHRYGLDFAKLSHAKDDAIVMHPGPMNRGVEIDGELADDINRSVIQEQVEMGVAVRMAAMELLARNRRTKSPEVMA; from the coding sequence ATGACCTTTTCACATTCCCATCTTCTGGGGATCGAACCCCTTGCACCTTCGGATATTACCGCAATTCTGGATCTGGCCGATCAGTATGTTGAACTGAACCGGCGTGATCTGAAGCACAGCAATGTGTTGGCGGGTTTGACGCAGGTCAACATGTTCTTTGAAAATTCGACCCGGACGCAGGCCAGTTTCGAGCTGGCAGGTAAGCGTCTGGGCGCCGATGTGATGAACATGGCGATGCAAGCCAGTTCGATCAAAAAGGGCGAGACCTTGATTGATACGGCGATGACGCTGAATGCGATGCATCCTGATCTTTTGGTGGTGCGACACCCGCATTCTGGTGCGGTCGATCTGCTGGCGCAAAAGGTGAACTGTGCCGTGCTAAATGCAGGTGATGGGCGGCACGAACATCCGACGCAAGCGCTGCTGGATGCGCTGACCATTCGCCGCGCCAAGGGGCGTCTACATCGCCTGAATATTGCGATTTGTGGTGACATCGCGCATTCGCGGGTGGCGCGGTCCAATATTATGCTGCTCGGTAAGATGGAAAACCGCATTCGCCTGATTGGTCCACCAACCTTGATGCCGTCTGAGATTGGGGCTTTTGGGGTCGAAGTTTACGACGACATGGCCGAGGGTTTGAAAGACGTCGATGTGGTGATGATGCTACGCCTTCAGAAAGAGCGGATGGATGGTGGATTTATCCCGTCTGAGCGTGAATATTACCACCGCTATGGCCTTGATTTTGCCAAGCTCAGCCACGCCAAAGACGACGCGATCGTCATGCATCCCGGCCCGATGAACCGGGGCGTGGAAATCGATGGCGAGCTGGCCGATGATATTAACCGCAGTGTTATTCAAGAACAGGTCGAAATGGGTGTTGCCGTGCGCATGGCCGCGATGGAACTGCTGGCCCGCAACCGCCGCACCAAGTCACCGGAGGTCATGGCGTGA
- a CDS encoding glyoxylate/hydroxypyruvate reductase A → MDDIEVVCLCQHYDMKGFYGRGLAKHAPWVKLKFPDEVKDPLSIRHALAFSPGPEDFTPYPNLELVSGGGAGVDAVLSNPSLPDHVAVTRVIAAEQGQMISGFALWHIVNWQRQMQTYVSQQKDANWNVINRTPPSSFPVGILGFGNIGSRLASALRLLGYPVKVLARTPRSTEDGTIVVNGQAGLNEIARESRAVVNLLPLTDETQGVLNADFFSMMRDDSIVINLGRGAHLNEDDLIVALDTGHPAAAVLDTFATEPLPRNHPFWAHERIFVTPHVAGDGEPEEIARFIAEGIRRFEDGKAPAGLVDRATGY, encoded by the coding sequence ATGGATGATATCGAAGTCGTATGCCTGTGTCAGCACTATGACATGAAGGGCTTTTATGGGCGTGGTTTGGCAAAACATGCACCATGGGTCAAATTGAAGTTTCCCGATGAGGTCAAAGACCCGCTGAGCATTCGCCATGCGTTGGCTTTTTCGCCGGGCCCCGAAGATTTTACACCTTACCCCAATCTGGAACTGGTGTCGGGCGGGGGCGCTGGGGTTGATGCCGTGCTGAGCAATCCAAGCCTGCCGGATCACGTTGCGGTCACGCGGGTGATCGCAGCAGAGCAGGGGCAGATGATTTCGGGCTTTGCGCTGTGGCATATCGTAAACTGGCAACGGCAGATGCAGACCTATGTGTCGCAGCAAAAGGACGCGAACTGGAACGTCATTAACCGTACGCCGCCGTCCTCATTTCCTGTCGGGATCCTTGGATTTGGCAATATCGGATCCAGGCTGGCAAGCGCGTTACGGTTGTTGGGTTATCCGGTCAAGGTTTTGGCCCGAACACCACGGTCGACTGAGGATGGCACAATTGTTGTAAACGGACAGGCCGGGCTGAATGAAATTGCCAGAGAATCACGCGCCGTTGTTAACCTATTGCCGCTAACAGACGAAACGCAGGGCGTTTTGAATGCAGATTTCTTCAGCATGATGCGGGACGATTCCATCGTTATTAACTTGGGACGGGGTGCGCACCTGAATGAGGATGATTTGATTGTGGCCCTCGATACTGGCCATCCTGCTGCCGCAGTGCTGGATACTTTCGCGACTGAACCACTACCCCGCAATCACCCGTTTTGGGCGCATGAACGTATTTTTGTGACGCCACATGTGGCTGGCGATGGGGAGCCAGAGGAGATTGCCCGTTTCATTGCTGAGGGGATCCGACGGTTCGAAGATGGCAAAGCCCCCGCTGGATTGGTTGACCGGGCTACGGGTTATTAA
- a CDS encoding uracil-DNA glycosylase family protein: MDSALEYHTAKALLEWQVELGATEAICDAPINRYEAPEKPKPRKAAAQPAPAVATSDIDPVTDARRAAKAATSLPALQEALANYPHCDLKRGARNTVFADGNPAARLMLVGEAPGRDEDQQGKPFVGRAGQLLDKMLAAIGLSRTSDDPAQSAYITNVLPWRPPQNRDPKPEEIAMLLPFVERHVELANPDVIVLVGNISCQAALGRRGITRLRGQWTQAYGKPALPMFHPAYLLRNPHAKREAWADLLELKARLKGDA; the protein is encoded by the coding sequence ATGGATTCGGCACTTGAATATCATACGGCAAAGGCCCTGCTGGAATGGCAGGTTGAACTTGGCGCGACCGAGGCGATTTGTGACGCGCCAATCAATCGCTATGAAGCACCAGAAAAACCCAAACCCCGCAAGGCAGCCGCACAACCAGCGCCCGCCGTGGCAACATCCGACATTGATCCGGTTACTGATGCGCGGCGCGCGGCAAAAGCCGCCACGTCCCTGCCCGCATTGCAAGAGGCCCTTGCCAACTATCCGCATTGTGATCTGAAACGCGGTGCCCGCAACACCGTCTTCGCCGATGGCAACCCGGCCGCGCGCCTGATGCTGGTGGGCGAGGCCCCGGGGCGTGATGAGGACCAACAAGGCAAACCCTTTGTTGGCCGGGCTGGACAACTGCTCGACAAAATGCTGGCGGCTATTGGCCTGTCACGAACATCAGATGATCCGGCGCAGTCCGCCTATATCACCAATGTCCTACCGTGGCGCCCCCCACAAAACCGCGATCCCAAGCCCGAAGAAATCGCCATGCTGCTGCCCTTTGTGGAGCGGCATGTCGAGCTGGCAAACCCCGATGTGATTGTTCTGGTCGGCAATATCAGTTGTCAGGCGGCACTGGGACGACGCGGCATCACCCGACTGCGCGGGCAGTGGACACAAGCCTATGGCAAACCGGCTCTGCCTATGTTTCACCCCGCCTATCTGCTGCGCAACCCGCATGCCAAGCGCGAGGCATGGGCCGATTTGCTAGAGCTCAAAGCCCGCCTCAAAGGTGACGCATGA